Proteins from one Amycolatopsis endophytica genomic window:
- the der gene encoding ribosome biogenesis GTPase Der: protein MTEIDGTWADEAEFTALDNQADDGAGEEEAELSQPVLAVVGRPNVGKSTLVNRILGRREAVVQDTPGVTRDRVAYDAQWAGRRFTLVDTGGWEPSATGLQASVAAQAELAMKTADAVLVVVDASVGATATDEAVAKVLRRSKRPVLLAANKVDDERLMSDVASLWSLGLGEPYPVSALHGRSSGDLLDAIVNALPEAPREGAVVAGPRRVALVGKPNVGKSSLLNKLTGEQRSVVDSVAGTTVDPVDSLVELDGQVWRFVDTAGLRKRVHTASGAEYYASLRTKAAIDSSEVVIVLLDASEPLSEQDLRVLTSVVESGRACVLALNKWDLVDEDRRYQLEKELDRGLVRVTWAERVNISALTGRAVRKLAPSLRTALSSWDQRVPTGQLNSWLSELIAATPPPVRGGKQPKVLFATQAGIRPPTLVLFTTGFLEAGYRRFIERKFRERFGFEGSPVRINVRVREKKPKPGKKSQ, encoded by the coding sequence ATGACGGAGATTGACGGGACCTGGGCGGACGAGGCGGAGTTCACCGCGCTCGACAACCAGGCCGACGACGGTGCCGGCGAGGAGGAAGCCGAGCTGAGCCAGCCCGTGCTGGCCGTCGTCGGGCGCCCGAACGTGGGCAAATCCACCCTGGTCAACCGGATCCTCGGCCGCCGCGAGGCGGTCGTGCAGGACACCCCGGGCGTGACCAGGGACAGGGTGGCCTACGACGCGCAGTGGGCCGGGCGCCGGTTCACGCTGGTCGACACGGGTGGCTGGGAGCCGAGCGCCACCGGTCTGCAGGCGTCGGTGGCGGCGCAGGCCGAGCTGGCGATGAAGACCGCCGACGCGGTGCTCGTCGTGGTGGACGCCTCGGTGGGCGCGACCGCGACCGACGAGGCCGTGGCGAAGGTGCTGCGCCGGTCGAAGCGGCCGGTGCTGCTGGCGGCGAACAAGGTCGACGACGAGCGGCTGATGTCCGACGTCGCGTCGCTGTGGTCGCTGGGCCTCGGCGAGCCGTACCCGGTGAGCGCCCTGCACGGACGGAGCTCGGGCGACTTGCTCGACGCGATCGTCAACGCGCTGCCGGAGGCCCCGCGCGAGGGTGCGGTCGTGGCAGGGCCGCGCCGGGTGGCGCTGGTCGGCAAGCCGAACGTCGGCAAGTCCAGCCTGCTCAACAAGCTCACCGGCGAGCAGCGGTCGGTGGTGGACTCGGTGGCGGGCACCACGGTGGACCCGGTCGACTCGCTGGTCGAGCTGGACGGCCAGGTGTGGCGGTTCGTCGACACCGCGGGCCTGCGCAAGCGGGTGCATACCGCCAGCGGCGCCGAGTACTACGCGTCGCTGCGCACGAAGGCGGCGATCGACTCCTCCGAGGTCGTCATCGTCCTGCTGGACGCCAGCGAACCGCTGTCCGAACAGGACCTGCGGGTGCTGACGTCGGTGGTGGAGTCGGGCCGGGCGTGTGTGCTGGCGCTGAACAAGTGGGACCTCGTCGATGAGGACCGCCGCTACCAGCTGGAGAAGGAGCTGGACCGCGGCCTGGTGCGCGTGACGTGGGCCGAGCGGGTCAACATCTCGGCGCTCACCGGGCGTGCGGTGCGCAAGCTGGCACCGTCGCTGCGGACCGCACTGTCCTCGTGGGACCAGCGGGTGCCGACGGGGCAGCTCAACTCGTGGCTGTCCGAGCTGATCGCGGCCACCCCACCGCCGGTGCGTGGCGGGAAGCAGCCGAAGGTGTTGTTCGCCACGCAGGCCGGGATCCGGCCGCCGACGCTCGTGCTGTTCACCACCGGCTTCCTGGAGGCGGGGTACCGGCGGTTCATCGAGCGGAAGTTCCGTGAGCGCTTCGGTTTCGAGGGCAGCCCGGTGCGGATCAACGTGCGGGTGCGGGAAAAGAAGCCGAAACCCGGCAAGAAGTCCCAGTGA
- a CDS encoding lysophospholipid acyltransferase family protein produces the protein MSAAGLPDGASPRLHDAGRIIGKYLFRPAFRLRIRGVERVPKSGPVLVVANHSSMVEPQIIFGMLPRRPVFLVKEEMFTGAVGWFLRRIGQVPVRRGEPDRAPLLTLANVLKGGGLVAVFPEGTRGAGDVDNAERGAAWLVRASGAVVVPVAARGTRRPEGSGRRFRPRVDILVGEPFTLDVGRGRTGLDTATERLRDALAGLVRTLDEWRAAQGEPVRVKEAEL, from the coding sequence GTGAGCGCTGCCGGTCTCCCCGACGGCGCGTCGCCCCGCCTGCACGACGCCGGCCGGATCATCGGGAAGTATCTGTTCCGGCCCGCGTTCCGACTGCGGATCCGCGGCGTCGAGCGCGTGCCGAAGAGTGGCCCGGTGCTGGTGGTGGCCAACCACAGCTCGATGGTGGAACCGCAGATCATCTTCGGAATGTTGCCGCGGCGTCCGGTGTTCCTCGTCAAGGAGGAGATGTTCACGGGGGCCGTGGGGTGGTTCCTCCGGCGCATCGGCCAGGTGCCGGTGCGCCGGGGCGAACCCGACCGGGCACCCCTGCTGACCTTGGCGAACGTACTCAAGGGCGGTGGACTGGTCGCGGTGTTCCCGGAGGGGACGCGCGGCGCGGGCGACGTGGACAACGCCGAGCGTGGCGCGGCGTGGCTGGTCCGGGCCTCGGGCGCGGTGGTCGTGCCGGTCGCGGCGCGCGGGACACGGCGCCCCGAGGGCAGCGGCAGGCGGTTCCGGCCCCGGGTCGACATCCTGGTGGGTGAACCGTTCACGCTCGACGTCGGCCGCGGCCGTACCGGGCTGGACACCGCGACCGAACGGCTGCGGGACGCGCTCGCCGGCCTGGTCCGCACCCTCGACGAATGGCGTGCAGCGCAGGGCGAGCCCGTGCGCGTGAAGGAAGCGGAGCTATGA
- the cmk gene encoding (d)CMP kinase — protein sequence MVALDGPSGTGKTTVARKLAGLLSAGYLDTGAMYRVVTLAVLRAGADPQDAEAVAALARAAEFTLGTDPSAPSVRLAGEDVAAEIRGAEVNHAVSPVSAVPQVRELLVARQREIIAAVLAEVGGIVVEGRDIGTVVVPGSPLKVYLTADPAVRAARRSAQDTAAGRQSSEAEALASVGRRDRLDSTRATSPLKPADDAVHLDTSELSVDQVLTALSELAGQRGLLGTCAQVTR from the coding sequence GTGGTCGCACTGGACGGACCGTCGGGAACCGGGAAGACGACGGTGGCGCGCAAGCTCGCCGGCCTGCTCTCGGCCGGCTACCTCGACACCGGTGCGATGTACCGGGTGGTGACGCTGGCCGTGCTGCGCGCGGGCGCCGACCCGCAGGACGCCGAGGCCGTCGCCGCGCTGGCCCGCGCGGCGGAGTTCACGCTCGGCACCGACCCGTCCGCGCCGAGCGTGCGCCTGGCCGGTGAGGACGTCGCGGCCGAGATCCGCGGCGCCGAGGTCAACCACGCGGTGTCGCCGGTGTCGGCGGTGCCGCAGGTGCGGGAACTGCTGGTCGCCCGGCAGCGCGAGATCATCGCCGCGGTACTGGCCGAGGTCGGCGGCATCGTCGTCGAGGGACGCGACATCGGCACGGTCGTGGTGCCCGGTTCGCCGCTGAAGGTCTACCTGACCGCCGATCCGGCGGTACGGGCCGCGCGCCGCAGCGCGCAGGACACCGCGGCCGGGCGCCAGAGCAGCGAGGCGGAGGCGCTGGCCTCGGTCGGCCGCCGCGACCGCCTCGACTCCACGCGCGCCACCTCGCCGCTCAAGCCCGCCGACGACGCGGTGCACCTGGACACCAGCGAACTGTCCGTCGACCAGGTGCTGACCGCCCTGTCCGAGCTGGCCGGCCAGCGCGGTCTGCTGGGCACGTGCGCGCAGGTCACGCGGTGA
- a CDS encoding cation:proton antiporter regulatory subunit, whose translation MNVEVTPLPGIGVRKDFATRNGRRIGVVTHRDGQIELIVSKSDDPDACLASLPLTADEAGALANLLGAPQLVAQLTEEHREVPGINTKQLPIKSNSPFDGRTLGDTAMRTRTGVSVVAVMRAGQVHPSPTPDFTFTAGDVLVAVGTSEGLEGALKILKNG comes from the coding sequence GTGAACGTGGAAGTAACGCCCCTTCCGGGCATCGGCGTGCGGAAGGACTTCGCGACCCGCAACGGCCGCCGCATCGGTGTGGTCACCCACCGGGACGGCCAGATCGAGCTGATCGTGTCGAAGTCCGACGATCCCGACGCGTGCCTGGCGTCCCTGCCCCTGACCGCCGACGAAGCCGGCGCTCTCGCCAACCTCCTCGGCGCACCCCAGCTGGTCGCGCAGCTCACCGAGGAGCATCGCGAGGTTCCCGGCATCAACACCAAGCAACTGCCCATCAAGTCGAACTCCCCGTTCGACGGCCGCACCCTCGGCGACACCGCGATGCGTACCCGGACCGGCGTGTCCGTGGTCGCGGTCATGCGCGCCGGCCAGGTGCACCCGTCCCCCACCCCGGACTTCACGTTCACCGCCGGTGACGTGCTGGTCGCGGTCGGCACGTCGGAAGGCCTGGAGGGCGCCCTCAAGATCCTCAAGAACGGCTGA